The genomic region AAAACCTTAATTGATACGAGCACTTCGCACAGGTCGCACCGCGCAGTAAAATGCCGCTTAAATGGTTATTTTTGAGTTTAATACCAGATATAAAACAccaattagttttaaaaaagacaatttaattgcaaaataaatcaatttaattACAATACTTGCACAAATCCACTCAATTAGAAAATAAGAAGAGGAATCAGCCAAATTATTTGattgaagagttaaatttctattattttttctttttgtttttaacgagACATAAACCTTTATTTCCAAGGAAGCAACATCGATTTTGCTAAGACAGCCGATTTCTCAAGTAATCACCTTTTAATATAGCTTCATGTTAATAATctaacaaaatgtgtttgaaaataatttaaccaGTCACAAAATGGTTCCTTGATTAGAAGGTTGCATTGTTGCTGTTGAGGTGGTGTACTTAACCCTGTCAGTGTTATGTAGATCaccgtctagctcatctaacgataggcccaggaaacgcgctgtttcgacaggttgggacCAGAGgcagaggggtgttagatgagtggttttgatggggcatgtgaagaggtggttagtgtcgtgcggggtaccttcacatgctggacatatgtttagtatgtcggggtcaattctggataggtaggagtttaacctgctacagtatccagaacgtaatacAAGGTCGCGTAGACCTATcagcaatgaaaataaataactacATATAATTACATACAAGGCAATCTACATATCTAAAGAAACTGCGacgaattaagaaaataaaataaaaagaaattcccCTGAAATTCCAAGACAACATAAAAACATACGCAAAATCAAACGATTTTTAATTAACTAAAGAATACGAAATAATCTAAAAGGAATATAAAtcgattcaaaacaaaaatgattctacacaatttaaaaaataaggcgatagaaatcataaaaaacaagAAGCTGCCGTAATAACGACACAGACGAATACCACATAGACCTAGAGAAGGATTAAATTCATGTTGTTTGCcgatataaagaaaatttaaattagacacgaaactgttgttgttgttgttgttgtagcagcataaacattccccatacttacaacggggaatgctgctggagtgacaatccttggccggatataaatccgggtcgtttcggtaacgtagaaccgactgtcgtggaaacgtagaCACGAAACTCGTTAGCTCCGGTTGGCTCATGGCACTTTCCGGGCAGAGCCAGAAATATGTCTATAAAATACTACTTACTATGTATGTATTCCGCTTGGTTACAACCATCTCTAAGATTTTAATTATATGCACTAAggtatttattttaatctatatatataaaaatgaaatgatgttcgtttgtacgcatttttttgggccgatacgaggccaattttattcgttcttttttcatattataggaatccactaggggaaggtttttagcaaaaaaaaatttcttttaaatattttcttcacataaaaaaaagaaaaaatcaaaatattgtacaaaacaaaacttgctcgattcttagactaaagtaagtttcgaatcgacattcattttatgtgtacaactttttttgaatttttcgttattgtatacagaaatttcaaatgattcgaatgaaaatttttttttttttttttatttcttccataaaatattacacctgtcgttagacaataagtaatttgatttacaaaaagatggaatgagagtgatattgaagggccaatgcccccaagctcatttagaagaaatatatacatattatttaaaaacaagtggttaacaaacaatgacatatacgattagttgacaattgattacaaggattttgcaagatctgttggtgtttgacggttaagccgactttgggtagatttttctttatttggtagtcttctcatcataggatttgtatgcgttaatagtctatttatgtgtcttctgctagcgctttgtattgtttcatcaatagtatcgatgtcaaggtcgcgatgaatatctgcgttaggtatgtaccaaggtgcattagttaaggtcctaagtatttatgaaaataatgtttcaattcaattgagcaatgctttctttgaccaattctatatggaaatgaatgcgtttgcaaacgatgttttcggctatgaacaaatgttggaatcgaatgaaaaaggaaagaaacgcgaaatgataaaaaaaatttttggaaaatttaaaatgaatggtgcttcattggaaaaattcaaaggtaataagaacatacacaagataaagttagaattcgaatttttagatttattttgtttatttctcattttttcagaagtacaccacacaacaactcattccaactctgattttgaaatcctgttggaattggtgatcgataattttgtcactataatggtcaatggaaatttgcgtgtatcagaccctgcatattatttaccatatcaactttttgtggaacatatggaccaaatgaacacaaaaaaataatttagttttgttttgattttttgcaacattttggttttcagttaatacaataaaaacaatactgttttttcgtgaacacaaaattctaaatttattacgttgtttgtttagaatttttttagaaaaaaaagtaaattttttggttttgaggaaatttgtttattgttgctatttttgaaagcgtagatatttgtaagtatttgactataatcctaaaagttaatggaataccactatgacacatagaaaacattttttcaaaggggtgtttttcgaaaattataaaaaaaattgttttcaaaaattttgaagaaataaagtaaaataaaaaaatttcgaaagcatgaaattttttcaaaaccaaattttcctcaaaaagataaaagaaatttcttcgaagaggtgtttttctaaaattacaaaaaaaaaaaatttcaaaaattttaaacaaataaaataaaataaaactttttcaagggtatgaaattttttcaaaacaaaattttctgaaaaccaaacaaaatttaaaaaaaaaatggtgttttcaaagcatttcatattccactattaatagagaatacattttttcgagggggtgtttttcaaagcggaaaaaatcttttttaacaaatcaatttaaacttttacaaaagtatgaaattttttcaagaacaaaattttctcaaaaacgttaaattaaaaaaaaattgttttttcaaaatatttaattttcagcaattaactgagaagaaatttgttagagcgaagtgtttttcaaaacttcaaaaaacactttttaaccaaaaaaaataaaccttttttcaaaaacaacaggaatgataacattgcctaacaatttctgcacttttgcacagtctaaagaggcattgatacagagtgtatttccaaacatagttcaacattacaaaaaccatgattgactcagcgaaagagcaattttagctgggaaaaataaggacgtcaatgatataaattcagctattttagatcaaatacctggtgacatagttgcatataagtcaatggacactattactgatcaagatgaggtcgtaaattatccaactgaattcttaaactcactcgatttgccaggcttaccacctcataatttacgattaaaaattggagcaccgattattatgctgcgcaatagtaatgtgccccgactttgcaacggtaccagactcgctgtgaagaagctaatgggtaacgttatcgaagcaacaattttgaaagggaagtacaaaggagaagacattttgataccctgaattccactgattccggcggatttaccattcgatttcaaacgtttgcagttccctattagccttgccttcgctatgagaattaataaggcgcaaggacagtctctacaaatgtgcggtatttatttagaatacccaattttttctcatggacaattgtatgtagcttgctcacgagttggcaaaccatcgtcattattcacgcgaaagataaaaaaaccaaaaacgttgtctaccaaaaagtgttacaataaagttcgaatgaaattgtatcaaagaattggctttgtttcgtattaattttattctctttcagcaaatcattgaatttatcgtctagcgaagcgggcgagggtacgctagtaaaaatataatttcaaaaatgacataattgaaaaatcttaaatGCACAAATCAGACGCTTGAcaattttacatacaaatgtacttattcatacatacaacgtACAATGATTTAGAACTCAATTAGGTtataaagtatattaaaaaattaaaacatttgtaTAAAACCCAAAACTACAAAACCGTTTAGTTGTTACGCAAACGCGTCAGTTCTTTGgctttctccatataacgacgTGGACGTAAATACTCTAAAAATAACAGCAGTACATGTGCCATAGATATCACCAGCAGGAATGGCCATACTTTACTGCGCATGTAACCATAAAGCAGAGCGCCAAGTGACTTTTCAGGCTCGGCCAAAATGCGCGCATATACTTTCTCCGTACGTTGTGTAACGTTCTCCCAATTGTAGAGTGACGAAAcaatttcattgcatttatatgggCAAAGCACAGCTTCACTATCATCATTATTTTCCAAGTTTTCGGTATTTTTTGGATCCTTTAATTTATGCACAACTGAGTTTGTATGTCGTGTTTTTGCCAGGGACGTACGTTTGTGTGAACTAGTTGTTGAAACAGCACCATTTCCCATTGCATAGCCATTACCACAGGCACTAGACTCAACTAAATTGTGTTGTTGCTTATTACAAAAGTGTGTGTAACGGTTAAGGGCTTTGAGAATGCCTTGGTAAACGGAATCAATTTCGGGTTCCGTTAGTATTATTAAACTCAATGGTAATACTTCAGGTATACCTCCCACACGAGTAGATACAACTTGCAGGCCACATGAAGCCGCTTCTACTATAGCCATGCAGTAAGCTTCCGTGAGTGAGGTGTTGACGAAAATGTGGCCACGTACAAGAATGTCGCGAACTTGTGAATGTTCAACCGCTCCTATTAACTCAACCCTATCTTGCATATTGGTCCTCTCACGTACTTCTTCAAGTAGATCACGTTTTGGTCCATCACCAACTATAATGAAATTTATATTAGGCGCATGCCTAAATCGTGGAATAACGCCAGCCAGCAAATCAATACCTTTACGATAAACAAGGCGTGAAGCGACGACAATATTAACTGCAGTAAAAAACCATACGAATTTAGttatgtttatttaatattatataatacactATTACTTGTGCCATCCATAGGTCGTTTACTTGGTTCGGGTGTAAATAAGGCAGTGTCGACAGCATTTGGAATTACAGAAACGTTTTCCTTTGGTATACGCGCTCGCAATACAGTGTTTTCTTTCCCTATTCGAAAGAAATTATTGCActcttcaataaattcaaagttaATAATAAAAGCACTCACCAATATGAGAGACACAGATACAGTGATTTACGTTGGCCAAATTGATCTCCAACATTTTATTGGTGAAAACGGCTGATAAATCGGCAAAACCAAAAAGGCTATGATCTGTAAAAACAGTCTGAAACCAACaataccaaaaatttaattgcatatttttgattttggtcGATTTTCCAAATCACCCTCAAACCCATCATATTTCCAATAATCATCGCTTCATGTGCCAGTGTGCTAAATGCCGAATGGCCGTGCACCACCTCGATGCACTCCCGCAACAACACGCAACGTATTAAAGGAATTTGGCATAATATAGTGGGCAGTATACATTGATTGTAGAACGGCTTAATTGGCAGGTAATACACTTTTAATCCATTGGTTAAGTAACGAATACCTTTGCAATTGCCATAGGAGTGTGTCAGCACAATGACCTGGATATGGATGTAGAAAGGTGAAGGTCGAGTTGTGTATGTGAATATTAATTGCATGCTTAATAATGACTCACTTTATGTCCGTGACCTAATAGGATTTGAGATAAATTGAAAACATGTTCCTCTACACCGCCTATGCTTGGATAAAAGAAATCCGTAACCATACTGCAAAAGACATAGCTTTAAAGTTTAACTTAAAACATCAAGAATTCTCTCATTACCATATtcgcattttttgtttgaaaaataaataaaactcatttgTTTAACTGTGAATGATTACTAAACAAATTGCAATCAGCTGCTCGATTCACTGATAACATTTCCcgaagtaaacaaaattttgacatTTGATTAGAGTTGCTTTCACGAgacaattaatttataaaattcaatagCGTTATAAAgcacgttcacatatgcagtggTTAGCAATAAATCTACCCCAAGGTGTATTCATTAAAGCTGATGGCACTAGACCAATAACAATGTGTTATATATTGGAATGTCACGAcagaagaaaatagaaaagaaaaacaaaatgactAATTGCGTTGAGCAGCTAACATTAATTTGAAGCTAGAAGCATGCGACGAAGGTGCGAATGGAAAGACTTTTCGTTATTTCATTTCGTGTTGGCATCCGTATGTACACGATATATTGTTACTCTTTAATAGATGAGCCGGAAATCCTTTGCctttttatgtaatataaatgcgtaattaataaacattttattagaattatgtttgcAAACCTTTGTTCTTTGCCGGCGTCCATTTTATTCGGTTTTTACTTTAACGTCTCTCTTTACATCACAACAAAATACATTAATAATACAGAAAACACAGCGGTGTACGgagaaaagtataaaattaaagtattttataatctcggatttcggtataaaatttttatataattacgtATTAATAGTTAAGTTCGAAAAAGTGGATAATCTAGTTACATGTGAAGCTATGTATCAATAGATTGTCTCCCTATCAGCCCGGACGTGGCTTGGTAATTAGAGAGTAAGAGAAACAACTTATTTTGTATGGAGCAAAATGCCCAGATGTaaggaaattcaaaaaaattttttaccagGAATTTAAGAAACA from Anastrepha obliqua isolate idAnaObli1 chromosome 2, idAnaObli1_1.0, whole genome shotgun sequence harbors:
- the LOC129239028 gene encoding phosphatidylinositol N-acetylglucosaminyltransferase subunit A isoform X3; the encoded protein is MRICMVTDFFYPSIGGVEEHVFNLSQILLGHGHKVIVLTHSYGNCKGIRYLTNGLKVYYLPIKPFYNQCILPTILCQIPLIRCVLLRECIEVVHGHSAFSTLAHEAMIIGNMMGLRTVFTDHSLFGFADLSAVFTNKMLEINLANVNHCICVSHIGKENTVLRARIPKENVSVIPNAVDTALFTPEPSKRPMDGTINIVVASRLVYRKGIDLLAGVIPRFRHAPNINFIIVGDGPKRDLLEEVRERTNMQDRVELIGAVEHSQVRDILVRGHIFVNTSLTEAYCMAIVEAASCGLQVVSTRVGGILKALNRYTHFCNKQQHNLVESSACGNGYAMGNGAVSTTSSHKRTSLAKTRHTNSVVHKLKDPKNTENLENNDDSEAVLCPYKCNEIVSSLYNWENVTQRTEKVYARILAEPEKSLGALLYGYMRSKVWPFLLVISMAHVLLLFLEYLRPRRYMEKAKELTRLRNN
- the LOC129239028 gene encoding phosphatidylinositol N-acetylglucosaminyltransferase subunit A isoform X1 produces the protein MRICMVTDFFYPSIGGVEEHVFNLSQILLGHGHKVIVLTHSYGNCKGIRYLTNGLKVYYLPIKPFYNQCILPTILCQIPLIRCVLLRECIEVVHGHSAFSTLAHEAMIIGNMMGLRTVFTDHSLFGFADLSAVFTNKMLEINLANVNHCICVSHIGKENTVLRARIPKENVSVIPNAVDTALFTPEPSKRPMDGTINIVVASRLVYRKGIDLLAGVIPRFRHAPNINFIIVGDGPKRDLLEEVRERTNMQDRVELIGAVEHSQVRDILVRGHIFVNTSLTEAYCMAIVEAASCGLQVVSTRVGGIPEVLPLSLIILTEPEIDSVYQGILKALNRYTHFCNKQQHNLVESSACGNGYAMGNGAVSTTSSHKRTSLAKTRHTNSVVHKLKDPKNTENLENNDDSEAVLCPYKCNEIVSSLYNWENVTQRTEKVYARILAEPEKSLGALLYGYMRSKVWPFLLVISMAHVLLLFLEYLRPRRYMEKAKELTRLRNN
- the LOC129239028 gene encoding phosphatidylinositol N-acetylglucosaminyltransferase subunit A isoform X2, translated to MRICMVTDFFYPSIGGVEEHVFNLSQILLGHGHKVIVLTHSYGNCKGIRYLTNGLKVYYLPIKPFYNQCILPTILCQIPLIRCVLLRECIEVVHGHSAFSTLAHEAMIIGNMMGLRTVFTDHSLFGFADLSAVFTNKMLEINLANVNHCICVSHIGKENTVLRARIPKENVSVIPNAVDTALFTPEPSKRPMDGTINIVVASRLVYRKVGDGPKRDLLEEVRERTNMQDRVELIGAVEHSQVRDILVRGHIFVNTSLTEAYCMAIVEAASCGLQVVSTRVGGIPEVLPLSLIILTEPEIDSVYQGILKALNRYTHFCNKQQHNLVESSACGNGYAMGNGAVSTTSSHKRTSLAKTRHTNSVVHKLKDPKNTENLENNDDSEAVLCPYKCNEIVSSLYNWENVTQRTEKVYARILAEPEKSLGALLYGYMRSKVWPFLLVISMAHVLLLFLEYLRPRRYMEKAKELTRLRNN